From a region of the Halomonas sp. HL-93 genome:
- a CDS encoding sodium:solute symporter family protein, with protein MTGSLLIIAAFMIIPLIVGVLSARQSQETSEDFFVQGRAMGSIAVFFTVAATWWSAFAFLGSNATFYTNGPVFLTALAWNLLFGFMYYWIGKRVWFLGKRFNYLTPSDLIGDFYNSEALRITVAAITLIFTIPYLQIQLTGGAYLIEVASGGLIPFWLAALLFYFIIIIYVWIGGIRAIAWTDVIYGALLFFGMMYAGYYISSQVGGPAALFSQLQQSSPEHLTMPGPNGTMGYPMWFSLFVVTAIGAFMGPQIWLRMYSVKSGKLFNLMPFLLGLAAFAYVGSVLSGYSGVLLEPDVDNPDQILPIMLMEYAPYLLASLIMAAGASAAMSTANSQIHAVSTVVTMDIYKRYVNREASQARIVFIGRLSLVGFSLAAYIMALTVPGVLVTIGIAALAGTAQLVIPTIGAIAWKKAHPTAALAGLWGGVACVLLMTFGPLSAPWGFHAGIWGLLLNTLLFVGLSHALHRRDTAVVERFTQARYDYDAEYHPERLPAYTQETASIDSYK; from the coding sequence ATGACCGGCAGCTTATTAATTATCGCGGCTTTTATGATTATCCCCTTGATAGTTGGGGTTTTATCAGCGCGTCAATCGCAGGAAACCAGTGAAGATTTTTTCGTACAAGGCCGCGCCATGGGCAGCATCGCTGTGTTCTTCACCGTGGCGGCAACCTGGTGGAGTGCTTTTGCTTTCTTGGGCTCTAATGCCACATTTTATACCAACGGCCCGGTATTTCTTACCGCGCTGGCCTGGAACCTGCTATTTGGCTTTATGTATTACTGGATTGGCAAGCGGGTGTGGTTTTTAGGCAAGCGGTTCAACTACTTAACACCTTCGGATTTAATCGGTGATTTTTATAATAGCGAAGCCCTGCGCATTACCGTGGCCGCTATTACTCTTATTTTCACTATCCCTTATTTACAGATTCAGCTAACCGGTGGGGCATACTTAATTGAAGTGGCCTCCGGTGGGTTGATTCCGTTCTGGCTGGCAGCGCTGCTGTTCTACTTCATTATCATTATCTACGTATGGATTGGCGGCATTCGCGCTATCGCCTGGACCGACGTGATTTATGGCGCCCTGTTGTTCTTTGGCATGATGTACGCTGGTTACTACATTTCTTCCCAAGTGGGTGGCCCGGCGGCGCTTTTTAGCCAGTTACAACAGTCCTCTCCAGAACATCTCACTATGCCAGGGCCTAACGGCACGATGGGCTACCCCATGTGGTTCTCGCTCTTTGTCGTAACCGCCATTGGTGCTTTTATGGGGCCACAAATTTGGCTACGCATGTATTCGGTGAAAAGCGGTAAGCTATTTAACTTAATGCCATTTCTACTGGGCTTGGCGGCCTTTGCCTATGTGGGATCGGTGCTATCTGGCTACTCTGGGGTCTTGCTTGAGCCCGATGTAGACAACCCTGACCAAATCCTGCCCATTATGCTGATGGAGTATGCGCCTTACCTGCTCGCTTCACTGATTATGGCCGCCGGGGCTTCAGCCGCCATGTCGACTGCTAATTCACAGATCCACGCGGTTTCCACCGTAGTGACGATGGATATCTACAAGCGCTATGTGAATCGTGAAGCAAGCCAAGCACGTATTGTTTTTATTGGCCGCTTATCACTGGTGGGCTTTTCCCTCGCCGCTTACATCATGGCGCTCACCGTGCCCGGAGTACTAGTGACGATTGGCATTGCCGCTTTGGCGGGCACCGCACAACTGGTGATTCCCACCATCGGCGCTATCGCCTGGAAAAAAGCCCACCCTACTGCTGCGCTTGCTGGCTTGTGGGGCGGCGTTGCCTGTGTGCTACTGATGACCTTTGGGCCGCTAAGCGCTCCTTGGGGTTTCCATGCAGGCATCTGGGGCTTATTGCTAAATACCCTGCTGTTTGTTGGCCTAAGCCATGCGCTGCATCGTCGCGATACAGCGGTAGTGGAGCGCTTTACCCAGGCACGCTACGACTATGATGCTGAGTACCACCCCGAGCGGTTACCTGCCTACACGCAGGAAACGGCCTCTATCGACAGCTACAAATGA